AGCACGTCGAGGCGGCCCGGCAGCTGGCCCGGGATGTGCCGGCATGGTTGGCAACGCTGGCAGAGCTGCGGTGCCTCTGGCACGGGGACTTCCGCCTGGACAATCTCCTGTTCGACGCGCAGGGCGGGCACACCTCGATCGCCGTCGTCGACTGGCAGAGCGTGGCGGCCGCACCCGGCGTGATCGATGTGTCGTATCTCCTGGGCACGTCGATGGCGGAGGCCGCGCGGGCCGAGCACGAACGCGCGCTGGTCACCGAATATCACCGGCGGTTGGTGGCCCTCGGCGTCACCGACTACGACTTCGCACGGTGCTGGCTGGAATATCGTGCACACGCTCTGTACGGCCTGGTGCTGTGCATTCCGGTCTCGCTGGGGGTACAGAAGTCCGAACGCGGGGACCGGATGTTCGCCGCGATGGCGGCCAGGGCCGCACAACAGATCGTCGACAACGACAGTTTCACGGCGTTACGCGCGCTCGCCGGCTGACGCAGGCCCCTCGACGGTTCGGCACTTTTTCGAATTGCTGTTAAATTCTACATGCTCGTGGCGATCTGCCCGTCGAGCCTGAGTCCACAGGACTACCTGACGCAGTCCGGGATCGAGCGAGCCCATATCGCCGGTGAACGCGCCGCCCGCGAGATCCCGGGTTCGCTCGGGGCCGGCTGAGCCATGCCCCACACCGACGTCAGCGAGCGCGGGCCAGCAGACCGCGCGCGCGGTCCACGACCGGCTTGTCGACCATCTTTCCGTCCACCGCACACGCGCCACCGGCCGCGGCGGCAGTGACCACCCGTTCGGCCCAGCGCAGCTCGGAATCTGTCGGCGTGAAGCGCCGATTGACAGCGTGCACCTGAGCCGGGTGAATACACATCTTTCCGGTGAAACCCAAGGTGGCCGCGTGTTCCAGATCGGCGACCAGCCTGTCCCCTTCGGTCAGATCGGTGGTCACCCCGTCTAGCGGTGCCGCGCATCCGGCGACAGCCGAGGCGAGCACCACCGCGCTGCGCGCATACTGCAATGCCGTGTGGCTGTCGGGATCGACCCCGAGCTCGGCCCCGAGGTCGACACTGCCGAAGGCGGCACGAACCACCGAATCGGCACCGCACAGGGCCGCCGCACCGGCCACTCCCCGCGCGGTCTCGATCAACGGGATCAGAGCGGTGCCGGCAGGCAACACGGCGGACACCCGGTTGAGCTGTTCGACGCTGTGCGCCTTGGGAACCATGACCGCACAGCGCCGCTGCGCGAGAACGGCCAGATCGTCTGCGCACCACTGTGTCTCGGTGCCGTTGACCCGGACCGCCACCTCGGCGCCACTGTCCAGGAATGCCGACACCGCCGCCCGCGCCGATGCTT
The sequence above is drawn from the Mycolicibacterium neoaurum VKM Ac-1815D genome and encodes:
- a CDS encoding HpcH/HpaI aldolase/citrate lyase family protein — encoded protein: MTDLAARIGHARSALFVPGDRPARFSKALDSGADLVILDLEDAVAVESKASARAAVSAFLDSGAEVAVRVNGTETQWCADDLAVLAQRRCAVMVPKAHSVEQLNRVSAVLPAGTALIPLIETARGVAGAAALCGADSVVRAAFGSVDLGAELGVDPDSHTALQYARSAVVLASAVAGCAAPLDGVTTDLTEGDRLVADLEHAATLGFTGKMCIHPAQVHAVNRRFTPTDSELRWAERVVTAAAAGGACAVDGKMVDKPVVDRARGLLARAR